In a genomic window of Thermosynechococcus sp. CL-1:
- a CDS encoding class I SAM-dependent methyltransferase: MQYFLKKIKSKVSNSLCQFLRIDYVRFFIGSLRLKYFALTRGIKSLESDNAFELTIFHNMKSVKNHKLDFLMPRMNKLIVPLLGIETVFPESSILVIGPRTENDLLRLFSWGFKNVKGLDLISYSPLIDLGDMHSMPYEDSSFDVIICGWTISYSKNPEKAASEMIRVTKNGGIIGIALDFSNMSPIEAEKKFGYSIEPTDGSFVRLNSAEQIYELFSDANGV; encoded by the coding sequence ATGCAATATTTTCTGAAAAAGATTAAATCTAAAGTTAGTAACTCATTATGTCAGTTTTTAAGAATTGACTATGTCAGATTTTTTATTGGCTCCCTTCGTTTGAAATATTTTGCTCTAACTCGCGGAATTAAGTCATTAGAATCAGATAATGCATTTGAGTTGACTATATTTCACAATATGAAGTCAGTTAAAAATCATAAATTAGACTTTTTAATGCCTCGAATGAATAAACTCATTGTACCATTATTGGGTATAGAAACAGTGTTTCCTGAGTCTTCAATTCTAGTGATTGGGCCAAGAACTGAAAACGACTTACTTCGATTATTCAGTTGGGGTTTCAAAAATGTTAAAGGCCTAGACTTAATAAGCTACTCACCTCTAATTGATCTTGGAGATATGCACTCTATGCCCTATGAAGATAGTTCCTTTGATGTAATAATATGCGGCTGGACTATCTCATACAGCAAAAATCCTGAAAAGGCAGCTTCTGAAATGATTAGAGTAACTAAGAACGGTGGAATTATTGGTATAGCACTAGATTTTTCAAATATGTCGCCCATAGAAGCCGAGAAGAAATTCGGTTATTCAATAGAACCAACAGATGGTAGCTTTGTAAGATTAAATAGTGCTGAACAAATTTACGAACTCTTTAGTGATGCAAATGGAGTATAA
- a CDS encoding DUF354 domain-containing protein, protein MAVDILLIETFAYCPHLETSGEIAIELKKTNDLEVGIAFIDVDNPDDYIPKPKLFIPRSRQNRVRALFRVLNRYGIENCWIEIPDEVSTKLIFENIQNQIDNCNDIQSIKEIRIDDFKIGMGVASSYVSYMKDPEPYINKNLIERYFKSAIATYLTAERLIKCFNPLKVITYNGRYACSKPIIDVCKKYSIPLLYHERGATKERYYLSDKSPHDFKAIRASIKEMWELSQDQNKEEIAESYFLRKIKGEGIGWVSFTEKQIKGMVPEKSKKYRWTYYSSSDDEYIYVEDSIEHPIFKSQIESIHWLINYAAQLDDVELVIRVHPHKEQKSQKLRDSWNNLNGKNVLVVPSYSPVDSYALAKNSDLIIVYGSTMGVEAAYLGKPVITIGDATYKGLDCTYEPSSLQELRDYLSLKKLEPKETKNSLPFGYYYMLYGNLFSYYKPYNLFQGKFVDENLSYENQIFSRLYEMKLKLTRLFQFIKRS, encoded by the coding sequence ATGGCCGTAGATATATTACTGATAGAAACGTTTGCCTACTGTCCTCACTTAGAAACCTCTGGTGAGATTGCTATTGAACTCAAAAAAACAAATGATCTTGAGGTTGGTATTGCATTCATTGATGTAGATAATCCTGATGACTATATTCCAAAACCTAAATTATTTATTCCTAGAAGTCGTCAAAATCGTGTAAGAGCTCTCTTTAGAGTTCTTAATAGATACGGTATTGAAAATTGCTGGATAGAAATTCCTGATGAAGTATCAACTAAATTAATCTTTGAGAATATCCAGAATCAAATTGATAATTGTAATGATATTCAATCGATAAAAGAAATAAGAATAGATGATTTTAAGATTGGTATGGGAGTTGCAAGCTCCTATGTTTCATACATGAAAGATCCAGAACCCTATATCAATAAAAACTTAATTGAGCGGTACTTCAAATCAGCAATCGCTACATATCTAACAGCAGAAAGATTAATTAAATGTTTTAATCCTCTTAAAGTCATAACATACAATGGAAGATATGCTTGTTCGAAACCAATTATTGATGTATGTAAAAAATATTCAATACCTCTACTATATCATGAAAGAGGCGCAACAAAAGAGCGATACTATTTATCGGATAAGTCTCCCCATGACTTTAAGGCTATTAGGGCATCAATAAAGGAAATGTGGGAGCTTTCTCAAGATCAAAATAAAGAAGAAATAGCAGAATCTTACTTTTTAAGAAAAATAAAAGGTGAAGGAATCGGCTGGGTTTCTTTCACAGAAAAGCAGATAAAAGGGATGGTTCCTGAAAAAAGTAAAAAGTATAGATGGACGTATTATAGTTCCAGTGACGATGAATATATCTATGTTGAAGACTCAATAGAACATCCTATTTTTAAGTCACAAATTGAATCAATTCATTGGCTTATAAATTATGCAGCACAACTAGATGACGTAGAGCTAGTTATACGTGTTCATCCTCATAAAGAACAAAAGAGTCAGAAACTGAGAGATTCTTGGAATAACCTTAATGGTAAGAATGTATTGGTAGTACCTAGTTACTCTCCGGTTGATTCCTATGCGCTAGCTAAAAACTCTGATCTGATTATTGTTTATGGCTCAACTATGGGAGTAGAAGCAGCCTATCTTGGTAAACCTGTGATTACTATTGGTGATGCTACTTACAAAGGATTAGACTGTACTTACGAGCCATCATCGTTGCAGGAGCTAAGGGACTACTTATCTTTGAAAAAACTTGAACCTAAAGAGACTAAAAACTCACTTCCTTTTGGATATTATTATATGCTTTATGGAAACTTATTTTCGTACTACAAGCCTTATAACTTATTTCAGGGTAAATTTGTGGACGAGAATTTATCCTATGAAAATCAGATCTTTTCGAGATTATATGAAATGAAGCTAAAATTGACCCGGTTATTTCAATTTATAAAAAGGAGTTGA
- a CDS encoding DUF29 family protein: protein MSHPALYNTDFYAWTQEQCQALVNKAWADLDGLNYVFPCLYL, encoded by the coding sequence ATGAGTCATCCTGCGCTCTACAATACCGATTTTTATGCGTGGACGCAAGAGCAGTGTCAAGCTCTTGTCAATAAGGCATGGGCAGATCTGGATGGATTAAATTATGTTTTCCCCTGTCTTTATCTATAG
- a CDS encoding glycosyltransferase family 2 protein, with the protein MQMEYKLSKAVLFLIFNRPHTTQRVFEAIRQARPPRLYVAADGPRADREEEAEKVAQAREIATQVDWPCEVNTLFREKNLGCKIAVSSAITWFFEHEEKGIILEDDCLPHPDFFRFCDELLDYYVNDSNVWAITGNNFQKRMIQNQSSYYFSKYCHIWGWATWRRSWKKYQVDIPFWPLWKSSVEWKMRFDDPVERRYWQKIFDLTYQGKIDTWDYQWLACKWYYAPQSFTVTPIVNLVSNIGYGSDATHTHNPNDSLANLPVFSIGEIIHPVDISLNKELDQRDFEERYGGKYLYFPKNLTYLLRRIYFKFSNLINAYLE; encoded by the coding sequence ATGCAAATGGAGTATAAGCTGAGTAAAGCAGTTCTTTTTCTCATTTTCAATCGTCCTCATACGACACAACGAGTTTTTGAGGCGATTCGTCAGGCTCGGCCACCAAGGTTATATGTGGCTGCTGATGGACCTAGGGCAGATCGAGAAGAGGAAGCTGAGAAGGTTGCGCAGGCGAGGGAAATTGCGACACAGGTTGATTGGCCTTGTGAAGTTAATACTTTGTTTCGCGAGAAGAACTTAGGGTGTAAGATAGCGGTCAGTAGTGCTATTACTTGGTTTTTTGAGCATGAAGAAAAGGGGATTATTCTAGAAGATGACTGTTTGCCCCATCCTGACTTTTTTAGGTTTTGTGATGAATTGCTTGACTATTATGTAAATGACTCAAACGTCTGGGCAATTACAGGAAACAATTTTCAGAAGCGGATGATACAAAATCAGAGTAGCTACTATTTTTCAAAATACTGCCATATATGGGGATGGGCAACTTGGAGACGATCATGGAAGAAATATCAAGTTGATATTCCTTTTTGGCCTTTATGGAAAAGCTCTGTAGAGTGGAAAATGAGGTTTGATGATCCTGTTGAACGTAGATATTGGCAAAAAATCTTTGACCTTACCTATCAAGGTAAGATCGATACTTGGGATTATCAGTGGCTAGCTTGCAAATGGTACTATGCACCACAATCTTTTACTGTAACTCCAATTGTTAACTTGGTCAGTAATATAGGTTATGGGAGCGATGCCACACATACACACAACCCCAATGACTCTTTGGCAAATCTGCCAGTATTTTCTATTGGAGAAATTATACATCCAGTTGATATTAGTTTGAATAAAGAACTAGATCAACGCGATTTTGAAGAACGTTATGGAGGTAAGTATCTGTATTTTCCAAAAAATTTAACATATCTTCTAAGAAGAATTTATTTCAAATTTAGTAATTTAATAAATGCTTATCTTGAATAG
- a CDS encoding FkbM family methyltransferase: MLILNSNSKTKMTNLKNFIKKIFRKFGYDLVRYRPDSHPVARLARLIKFYQIDNIIDVGANTGQFVSLLRDQIGYSGKINSFEPLSSAFKILEIKARNDQLWTVYNYALGDFTGEAEINISENSYSSSLLNMMQAHLYAAPNSKYISKENITIKTLDSIFINIASSQDKIFMKIDTQGFESKVLKGAENSLKKILLIQLEMSLVSLYEGEILFEDMLGLMKGYGYRLVGLVPGFADLSTGHLLQVDGIFSREPSP; encoded by the coding sequence ATGCTTATCTTGAATAGTAACTCAAAAACAAAAATGACTAACTTAAAAAATTTTATCAAAAAAATATTTCGCAAATTTGGCTATGATCTTGTTCGTTACCGTCCTGATTCCCATCCAGTTGCTCGACTTGCTAGGTTAATCAAATTTTATCAAATTGATAACATAATTGATGTAGGTGCAAACACTGGTCAGTTTGTATCGCTTCTACGTGATCAAATTGGTTATTCAGGTAAAATTAACTCTTTTGAGCCTTTAAGTTCAGCATTCAAAATACTAGAAATAAAGGCTAGAAATGATCAGCTGTGGACTGTTTATAATTATGCCCTAGGTGACTTTACCGGTGAAGCTGAAATTAATATTTCTGAAAATAGTTATAGTAGCTCTCTCTTAAACATGATGCAAGCCCATTTGTATGCTGCACCAAATTCAAAATATATATCTAAAGAGAATATTACTATCAAAACACTAGATTCTATTTTTATTAATATAGCTAGTTCACAAGATAAAATTTTTATGAAAATAGATACTCAAGGATTTGAAAGTAAAGTATTGAAAGGTGCAGAAAACTCTTTGAAAAAAATTCTTCTAATTCAACTGGAAATGTCACTAGTCAGCTTATATGAAGGTGAAATTTTATTTGAGGATATGCTTGGATTGATGAAGGGTTATGGTTATAGGCTAGTCGGTTTAGTCCCTGGATTTGCAGACTTAAGTACTGGTCACTTGCTTCAAGTAGATGGCATTTTTAGTCGTGAGCCATCACCTTAA
- a CDS encoding histone deacetylase gives MFSPVFIYSDRFLEHRCRQFHFERPERLVAIRQHLQAAFPAAEWREPTPVGEGLTPWLEKVHSRVYLDQLRRIAAEGGGWLDPDTYLNDQSDRVARLAVQAWLDGVDLAVQRQQPIFVLARPPGHHALRERGMGFCLLANAAIAAHYALSLPRIRRVAILDWDVHHGNGTQALVQDHPRIAYCSLHEFPAYPYTGDGGDRGPYNNVLNLPMPTGSTGAAYRTAFQDQVMPFLQQFGADVLIISAGYDAHRDDPLSSIELQEADYGWMMHQCLQITHCIVIGLEGGYNLNALGRSLVATVKVMAHD, from the coding sequence ATGTTTTCCCCTGTCTTTATCTATAGCGATCGCTTCCTCGAACACCGCTGCCGCCAGTTTCACTTTGAGCGACCCGAACGGTTAGTGGCCATCCGTCAGCACTTACAGGCAGCATTTCCAGCAGCAGAATGGCGTGAACCTACGCCTGTCGGAGAAGGATTAACTCCTTGGCTGGAAAAGGTACATAGTCGGGTGTATTTAGACCAATTAAGGCGGATTGCAGCAGAAGGGGGTGGCTGGCTAGATCCCGATACCTACCTCAATGACCAGAGCGATCGCGTAGCACGATTAGCAGTACAGGCGTGGCTCGATGGGGTAGATTTAGCTGTACAGCGGCAGCAACCGATTTTTGTTTTGGCACGCCCCCCCGGCCACCATGCGTTGCGGGAGCGGGGAATGGGCTTTTGCCTACTAGCGAATGCAGCCATTGCTGCCCACTATGCCCTCAGTCTGCCAAGGATAAGACGAGTCGCAATTCTCGATTGGGATGTCCACCACGGCAATGGTACCCAAGCACTGGTTCAAGACCATCCTCGGATTGCCTATTGTTCGCTCCATGAGTTTCCTGCCTATCCCTATACGGGGGATGGGGGCGATCGCGGCCCCTACAATAACGTCCTCAACTTACCCATGCCCACAGGCTCCACTGGAGCGGCCTATCGCACTGCTTTTCAAGATCAAGTCATGCCCTTTTTGCAGCAATTTGGCGCAGATGTGCTTATCATCAGTGCGGGCTACGATGCCCACCGCGATGATCCCCTTTCTAGCATTGAATTACAGGAGGCAGACTATGGCTGGATGATGCACCAGTGCTTGCAGATCACTCACTGTATTGTCATTGGCTTGGAGGGAGGGTACAACCTTAATGCCTTGGGGCGATCGCTAGTTGCTACAGTTAAGGTGATGGCTCACGACTAA